A DNA window from Daucus carota subsp. sativus chromosome 3, DH1 v3.0, whole genome shotgun sequence contains the following coding sequences:
- the LOC108214223 gene encoding uncharacterized protein LOC108214223 has translation MGRIGVPFIGFLLLCCMVAVSEAEYMKYKDPKQPLGVRIKDLMKRMTLEEKVGQMTQIERKIASPDIMKQYFIGSILSGGGSVPAPKASAETWVNMVNEFQKGALSTRLGIPMLYGIDAIHGHNNVYGATIFPHNVGLGVTRDPELVKKIGAATALEVRATGIPYTFAPCIAVCRDPRWGRCYESYSEDHKIVQAMTEIIPGLQGDMPTNSRKGVPFVGDQTKVVACAKHFVGDGGTVKGIDENNTVIDFNHLLSIHMPAYLDSIRKGVATVMVSYSSWNGKKMHGNRDLVTGFLKDKLKFRGFVISDWEGIDKITSPPHSNYSYSVQAGVQAGIDMMMVPENFTEFVDDLILQVKNNIVPMSRIDDAVKRILRVKFVMGLFEKPLADLSLAAQLGSQEHRQLAREAVRKSLVLLKNGKTSATPLLPLPKKAPKILVAGTHANDLGYQCGGWTIEWQGLQGNDHTVGTTILTAVTKAVDPSTKVIYNANPDTEFVKSNEFSYAIVVVGEPPYAEFDGDNTNLTIPEPGASTITNVCKAVKCVVVLISGRPLVIEPYISNTDAFVAAWLPGTEGQGVTDALFGDHAFTGKLARTWFRTVDQLPMNVGDAHYDPLFPFGFGLTTKAIVN, from the exons ATGGGGAGGATTGGAGTACCCTTTATAGGGTTCTTGTTGTTGTGCTGTATGGTAGCTGTTTCAGAAGCAGAATACATGAAATATAAAGACCCAAAACAGCCTTTGGGTGTAAGGATCAAGGATTTGATGAAAAGAATGACACTTGAAGAAAAGGTTGGTCAGATGACTCAGATTGAGCGCAAGATTGCTTCACCAGATATTATGAAGCAGTATTTTATTG GTAGTATATTGAGTGGTGGAGGGAGTGTGCCAGCACCAAAAGCATCGGCTGAAACTTGGGTTAATATGGTTAATGAGTTTCAGAAGGGTGCTCTTTCGACAAGGCTTGGAATTCCTATGCTTTACGGTATTGATGCCATTCATGGCCATAACAATGTCTATGGTGCAACGATTTTTCCTCACAATGTTGGCCTCGGAGTTACCAG AGATCCTGAACTTGTCAAGAAAATAGGGGCTGCAACAGCTCTTGAAGTCAGGGCTACTGGAATTCCTTACACATTTGCTCCTTGTATTGCG GTTTGCCGTGACCCACGATGGGGCCGTTGTTATGAAAGCTATAGCGAAGATCATAAGATTGTTCAAGCAATGACTGAAATTATACCTGGTTTACAGGGCGACATGCCAACTAACTCTCGCAAGGGCGTCCCTTTTGTCGGCGACCA GACGAAAGTTGTGGCCTGTGCAAAGCATTTTGTTGGAGATGGTGGCACGGTCAAAGGCATTGATGAAAACAACACGGTGATAGACTTTAATCACTTGCTTAGCATCCACATGCCTGCGTACCTTGACTCCATCAGAAAGGGTGTGGCGACTGTAATGGTTTCCTACTCAAGCTGGAATGGTAAAAAGATGCACGGAAATCGTGACCTTGTAACTGGCTTTCTTAAGGACAAGCTCAAGTTCAGG GGTTTTGTCATATCAGACTGGGAGGGTATTGACAAGATTACTTCGCCACCTCATTCAAACTATTCTTATTCAGTTCAAGCTGGTGTTCAGGCAGGAATAGACATG ATGATGGTTCCTGAGAACTTCACAGAGTTCGTAGACGATTTGATCTTGCAGGTGAAGAATAATATTGTGCCTATGAGCAGGATTGATGATGCTGTAAAGAGGATTTTGAGGGTCAAGTTTGTAATGGGTCTTTTTGAGAAGCCACTGGCTGATCTAAGCCTTGCTGCGCAGCTAGGAAGTCAG GAGCACAGACAGTTGGCTAGGGAAGCTGTAAGAAAATCTCTTGTACTTCTGAAGAATGGAAAAACTTCCGCTACACCTTTGCTCCCACTTCCGAAGAAAGCCCCAAAAATACTTGTTGCTGGAACTCACGCCAATGACTTAGGTTATCAATGTGGGGGATGGACTATCGAGTGGCAGGGTCTTCAGGGAAATGACCATACTGTTG GTACTACAATATTAACTGCTGTGACAAAAGCAGTTGATCCTTCAACAAAAGTCATCTACAATGCAAACCCCGACACAGAATTCGTCAAGTCCAATGAATTCTCTTACGCAATTGTTGTTGTCGGTGAACCACCTTACGCTGAATTTGACGGTGATAACACAAATCTAACAATACCAGAACCTGGCGCCAGCACCATAACCAACGTGTGCAAAGCTGTCAAATGTGTCGTCGTCCTCATCTCCGGGCGTCCTCTTGTCATTGAGCCCTATATTTCAAACACTGATGCATTTGTGGCTGCATGGCTTCCAGGAACTGAAGGCCAAGGTGTTACTGATGCACTATTCGGTGATCATGCATTTACTGGCAAGCTTGCAAGAACTTGGTTCCGCACAGTTGATCAGCTTCCAATGAATGTCGGTGATGCACATTATGATCCTTTGTTTCCTTTCGGATTCGGCCTAACAACAAAGGCCATCGTAAACTAA
- the LOC108214221 gene encoding uncharacterized protein LOC108214221 encodes MKITIKISVHAVVLFLLACFYVTTRITAILQNGDQNVLYKDPRQPVEARVEDLLRRMTLREKIGQMMQLERKNLTAEIVREFGVGSILSGGGSWPCQNATAEEWIRMVNEFQKGAVSTRLGIPVFYGIDAVHGNNNVYNATIFPHNVGLGATRDPDLVKRIGAATALEVRATGMQYAFAPCIAVCRDPRWGRCYESFSEDHTVVQQMTEHISGLQGEIPADMPKGYPYIGGKTKVMGSAKHYVGDGGTVNGINENNTVVSWEELLSIHMPAYPDAIQKGIATVMVSYSSWNGLKMHANHDLVTNYLKGKLGFKGIVISDYEGIDRITTPPHANYTFSIQASILAGLDMIMLPYNYAEFSNVLTSLVKKKVIPMSRIDDAVSRILRVKFIAGLFESPMSDESFISYLGSKEHRELAREAARKSLVLLKNGKFGVTPMLPLPRKGGEILVAGSHADDLGNQCGGWTITWQGQAGNNMTRGTTILGGIRATIDPSTKIVYKKNPDANFIKSKKFDYAIVVVGESPTAETKGDNLNLTIPAEGLTTIKNVCDNVKCVVILISGRPLVIEPILPSVEAFVAAWLPGSEGQGVADVLYGDYGFSGKLPRTWFRRVDQLPMNFGDTEYDPLFPFGFGLQTNAVGVRDK; translated from the exons ATGAAAATCACTATCAAAATCTCAGTTCATGCAGTTGTGCTCTTTCTTCTGGCATGTTTTTATGTGACAACAAGAATTACAGCAATATTGCAGAATGGAGATCAGAATGTGCTGTACAAGGACCCGAGGCAGCCTGTCGAGGCTCGGGTTGAGGATCTTCTGAGAAGAATGACTTTGAGGGAGAAAATTGGACAGATGATGCAGCTGGAGCGCAAGAATCTGACAGCAGAGATTGTGAGAGAATTTGGAGTTGGAAGCATATTGAGTGGTGGTGGAAGCTGGCCTTGTCAGAATGCCACTGCTGAGGAGTGGATCAGAATGGTTAATGAGTTTCAGAAGGGTGCTGTTTCGACGAGGCTGGGGATTCCAGTGTTTTATGGGATTGACGCGGTTCATGGGAATAATAATGTTTATAATGCCACCATATTTCCCCATAATGTTGGCCTTGGAGCAACCAG GGATCCTGATCTGGTGAAAAGGATTGGTGCTGCAACTGCTCTGGAAGTCAGGGCTACTGGCATGCAGTATGCTTTTGCTCCATGTATCGCG GTGTGTAGAGATCCCAGATGGGGTCGATGTTATGAAAGCTTCAGCGAAGATCACACTGTGGTGCAGCAAATGACAGAACACATATCTGGTTTACAAGGCGAAATCCCTGCTGATATGCCCAAGGGCTATCCTTATATTGGTGGAAA AACAAAGGTTATGGGTAGTGCAAAGCACTATGTAGGAGACGGTGGCACTGTAAATGGAATCAATGAGAATAACACGGTTGTTAGCTGGGAAGAATTGCTGAGCATTCACATGCCTGCCTACCCGGACGCCATTCAGAAGGGCATTGCAACTGTCATGGTGTCGTATTCAAGCTGGAATGGACTCAAGATGCATGCTAATCATGATCTCGTTACTAATTATCTCAAGGGGAAACTAGGATTCAAG GGTATTGTCATTTCTGATTATGAAGGTATCGACAGAATCACTACACCACCACATGCAAACTACACATTTTCCATCCAAGCTTCGATTCTTGCTGGTCTTGACATG ATCATGCTTCCTTACAATTACGCTGAATTCAGCAATGTTTTGACTTCTTTAGTCAAGAAGAAAGTCATTCCCATGAGTCGTATTGATGATGCAGTATCAAGAATTCTGAGAGTCAAGTTCATTGCTGGCCTATTTGAAAGTCCCATGTCTGACGAAAGCTTTATCAGTTACCTCGGAAGTAAG GAACATAGAGAGTTGGCGAGGGAAGCAGCAAGAAAATCTTTAGTACTTCTGAAAAATGGTAAATTTGGAGTTACACCTATGCTCCCTTTGCCTAGAAAGGGAGGAGAAATATTAGTCGCGGGAAGTCATGCAGATGATCTGGGAAATCAATGCGGAGGATGGACTATAACATGGCAAGGACAAGCCGGCAACAACATGACCAGAGGAACCACAATTCTAGGTGGCATACGCGCCACCATTGACCCGAGTACAAAAATTGTTTACAAGAAGAACCCTGATGCAAATTTCATCAAATCAAAGAAATTTGACTATGCCATAGTAGTTGTGGGAGAGTCTCCAACTGCAGAAACAAAAGGAGACAATTTAAACCTCACAATTCCTGCAGAAGGACTAACCACAATCAAGAATGTCTGTGACAATGTGAAATGTGTTGTCATCTTAATCTCAGGCAGGCCTCTTGTGATCGAACCAATACTTCCATCTGTTGAAGCTTTTGTGGCAGCTTGGTTGCCAGGTAGTGAAGGTCAGGGTGTCGCTGATGTTCTTTATGGCGACTATGGTTTTAGTGGGAAACTACCTCGTACGTGGTTCAGGAGAGTAGATCAGCTTCCAATGAACTTCGGAGATACAGAGTATGATCCATTGTTTCCTTTTGGATTTGGTCTACAGACCAATGCTGTCGGAGTCAGGGATAAGTAG
- the LOC108214224 gene encoding protein CHLORORESPIRATORY REDUCTION 42, chloroplastic → MAMSIFSTATSPYQQCSRCDTSRLHPLGHANSSKTTSFSVKCELKEDSLSSSVQGKERGKGSALKVGSPVIVIEAPQMLKTAASVPCLRVNSGLVNPGDVGRIISRKPMDVWAIRLSIGTYLIDGRYFKPLELEAE, encoded by the exons ATGGCTATGTCTATCTTCTCCACAGCAACATCACCATATCAACAATGCTCAAGATGTGACACCAGTAGGCTTCACCCACTCGGCCATGcaaattcttcaaaaacaaCCTCATTTTCTGTCAAGTGTGAACTAAAAGAAGACTCGTTATCTAGTAGTGTACAAGGCAAGGAGAGAGGCAAAGGAAGTGCACTTAAAGTAGGGTCTCCCGTTATAGTTATAGAGGCTCCCCAGATGCTGAAAACTGCTGCTTCTGTTCCCTGTCTCAGGGTTAATTCTGGCTTAGTCAATCCTGGTGATGTTGGAAG GATCATATCAAGAAAACCGATGGATGTATGGGCTATTCGCCTCTCCATTGGAACTTATCTCATCGACGGAAGATACTTCAAACCACTGGAGCTAGAAGCAGAATGA
- the LOC108215409 gene encoding uncharacterized protein LOC108215409 → MSVTAGVSDTVIAIRDKLRGRIGQTKVKRYWPGKAPEWADDPDEDEDMRMTRAVALEKAFPSHEDADIAKRDDPRLRRLAESKIENREEVRADHRRIRQAEIISTIEEENRRQEGLDLEEEDEDALDERRKRIREKLLQRQQEEAALLPEEEEDEADEEEEEESEYETDSDEEQPGIAMVKPVFVPKSERDTIAERERLEAEDRALEDLMKKRLEDRKIETKQLVVEEIQKDEQIQKNMELNADIADVDTDDDLNEAEEYEAWKVREIARIKRDRDDREAMLKEKEEIERVRNMTEEERREWERRNPKPAAPSKQKWRFMQKYYHKGAFYQTDSDDRSSTAGSDNLFYRDFSAPTGEDKMDKSILPKVMQVKHFGRSGRTKWTHLVNEDTTDWNNPWTYNDPLRAKYNAKMAGMDAPIAKPKGSKKIKDWEPR, encoded by the exons ATGTCTGTAACGGCGGGCGTTAGTGATACTGTGATTGCTATTAGGGATAAGCTTAGAGGGAGAATTGGCCAAACAAAAGTCAAAAGATACTGGCCTGGTAAGGCTCCTGAATGGGCTGATGATCCTGATGAAGATGAGGATATGCGGATGACTAGGGCAGTTGCCTTAGAGAAGGCTTTTCCCAGTCATGAAGATGCTGATATTGCGAAAAGAGATGACCCCAGGCTTCGCCGTTTGGCAGAGAGCAAGATTGAAAATCGTGAAGAAGTAAGAGCTGATCACAGGCGTATTAGACAAGCTGAAATCATTTCGACTATTGAAGAGGAGAATAGGAGACAAGAAGGGCTAGATTTAGAGGAAGAGGACGAAGATGCTTTAGATGAGAGGAGGAAGAGGATTAGGGAGAAGTTGCTTCAGAGGCAGCAAGAAGAAGCGGCACTTCTTCCAGAAGAAGAGGAGGATGAAGCAGATgaagaggaggaagaagaatCTGAATATGAGACTGATTCAGATGAAGAACAACCAGGCATTGCAATGGTGAAACCCGTCTTTGTTCCAAAGTCGGAGAGGGATACCATAGCTGAGCGTGAGAGGCTTGAGGCAGAAGACCGTGCGCTCGAGGATTTGATGAAAAAGAGATTGGAGGATAGAAAGATCGAGACCAAGCAATTAGTGGTTGAGGAGATACAGAAGGATGAACAAATTCAGAAGAATATGGAACTGAATGCTGATATTGCAGATGTTGACACTGACGATGACCTGAATGAGGCAGAGGAATATGAAGCATGGAAGGTGCGTGAGATTGCAAGGATCAAGAGGGATAGAGATGACAGAGAAGCAATGTTGAAGGAGAAGGAAGAGATAGAGAGGGTAAGAAATATGACAGAGGAAGAAAGAAGAGAGTGGGAGAGGAGAAATCCAAAGCCTGCTGCCCCATCCAAGCAGAAGTGGAGGTTTATGCAGAAATACTACCATAAGGGCGCCTTTTACCAAACAGATTCTGATGATCGCTCATCAACTGCTGGTTCAGATAATTTATTCTATCGTGATTTCTCTGCTCCAACTGGGGAGGATAAGATGGACAAGTCAATATTACCTAAAGTTATGCAGGTTAAGCATTTTGGTCGCAGTGGAAGAACAAAATGGACCCATCTTGTCAACGAGGACACTACTGATTGGAATAATCC GTGGACTTATAATGATCCTCTTAGAGCCAAATATAATGCAAAAATGGCTGGAATGGATGCTCCAATCGCCAAACCTAAAGGAAGCAAGAAAATAAAAGACTGGGAGCCTCGATGA
- the LOC108210491 gene encoding serine/threonine-protein kinase TOUSLED → MSDDMLLHFSSNSSNQSDQSLKIAKLEARMVGKASSAAVSSVLVQAKVGPDNAADVENEAESLLSSDSEDNGEDFLILANTKKRQRAEDEHSDVFEDLENAADSRQKSDGTLDGKIVLEGNKKKQIPCRDQSTSGKKRGSRTKPKMSPPTVLQSNGQLENSSQKDRLPKEQHGLGDHILLEELTSLRSKVVALEEELRKSRQEASDNQLERNQLDKELKDIKEKEQQMKPKRLKVLSDLLISVSKAERQEARMKVRQDSLRLGNVGVIRAGTVISETWEDGQAIKDLNVHLRQLLEMKEAVERQRKLLKKRQSDKGVASDAEARAQEEDSLIQDEIYKSRLASIKREEETLIRERDRYEIEKGRLIREMKRIRDEDGSRFNNFQILNHRYALLNLLGKGGFSEVYKAFDLVEHRYVACKLHGLNAQWSEEKKQSYIRHAIREYNIHKTLVHHHIVRLWDTFEIDQNTFCTVLEYCSGKDLDAVLKGTPILPEKEARIIIVQIFQGLVYLNKRTQKIIHYDLKPGNVLFDELGVAKVTDFGLSKIVEDDVGSQGMELTSQGAGTYWYLPPECFELNKTPFISSKVDVWSAGILLYQMLFGKRPFGHDQTQERILREDTIIKAHRVEFPSRPAVSSEVKEFIRRCLTYNQVERPDVLTIALDPYLTYTKK, encoded by the exons ATGTCGGATGATATGCTTCTTCATTTCTCGTCCAACTCTTCGAACCAATCTGACCAGTCTCTTAAAATTGCGAAACTCGAAGCGCGGATGGTGGGCAAGGCCTCCTCTGCTGCTGTTTCTTCGGTTTTAGTACAGGCGAAAGTTGGGCCTGACAATGCTGCTGATGTGGAGAATGAGGCGGAATCTTTGCTCTCTAGTGATTCGGAGGAT AATGGCGAAGACTTTCTAATTCTAGCTAACACCAAGAAGCGTCAGAGAGCTGAAGATGAACACTCCGATGTGTTTGAGGATCTCGAG AATGCGGCGGATTCCAGGCAGAAATCTGACGGAACGCTTGATGGAAAGATAGTTTTAGAGGGAAACAAGAAAAAGCAAATCCCTTGTAGGGATCAGTCAACATCAGGCAAAAAGCGTGGCTCCCGTACTAAACCGAAAATGTCTCCTCCGACGGTTCTGCAATCAAATGGTCAGCTTGAGAACTCATCTCAGAAG GATCGCTTGCCCAAAGAGCAACATGGACTTGGTGATCATATATTACTTGAG GAGCTCACTTCTTTACGTTCAAAAGTTGTCGCTTTGGAGGAGGAATTAAGGAAGTCACGTCAAGAAGCTTCTGACAATCAACTTGAGCGCAACCAATTGGATAAG GAACTTAAGGATATTAAAGAAAAAGAGCAGCAGATGAAGCCGAAG AGACTGAAAGTACTCTCCGATCTTTTAATATCTGTCTCAAAAGCTGAGAGGCAAGAGGCTAGGATGAAAGTACGCCAAGATTCTTTGAGACTTGGTAATGTAGGTGTTATCAG AGCTGGTACCGTCATATCAGAGACATGGGAAGATGGACAAGCAATTAAGGATCTCAATGTTCACCTT AGACAATTACTGGAAATGAAGGAAGCTGTTGAAAGGCAGCGCAAGTTGCTGAAGAAGAGGCAGTCAG atAAAGGTGTGGCAAGTGATGCAGAAGCAAGAGCGCAAGAAGAAGATTCTCTTATTCAGGATGAGATCTATAAATCCCGTTTAGCTAGCATCAAACGA GAGGAGGAAACCCTCATACGTGAAAGAGATCGTTACGAAATAGAAAAAGGAAGGCTTATACGAGAAATGAAACGCATACGGGATGAGGATGGTTCTCGCTTTAACAATTTCCAAATTTTAAATCACCGATATGCTCTCTTGAATCTTCTTGGAAAAGGAGGATTCAGCGAGGTTTACAAG GCTTTTGATTTGGTAGAGCACAGATATGTTGCGTGCAAGCTTCACGGTTTAAATGCTCAGTGGAGTGAAGAGAAGAAGCAAAGTTATATACGTCATGCAATCCGTGAATACAATATTCACAAGACCTTAGTGCATCATCATATAGTGCGACTTTGGGACACTTTTGAGATAGACCAAAATACATTCTGCACAGTCTTGGAGTACTGTAGCG GTAAAGATCTTGACGCAGTTCTTAAAGGGACCCCCATCCTGCCAGAGAAAGAAGCTAGAATAATCATAGTTCAGATTTTTCAAGGGCTTGTTTACTTGAACAAAAGAACACAGAAGATCATCCATTACGATTTGAAGCCTGGAAATGTTCTTTTTGATGAGCTTGGAGTTGCTAAAGTGACTGATTTTGGTCTTAGTAAGATAGTGGAAGATGATGTTGGGTCCCAGGGCATGGAACTTACATCTCAGGGAGCTGGAACTTATTG GTATCTGCCTCCTGAATGCTTTGAGCTAAATAAGACTCCCTTCATATCATCGAAG GTTGATGTTTGGTCAGCTGGGATTTTGTTGTACCAAATGCTCTTCGGTAAACGTCCTTTTGGGCATGACCAAACTCAAGAACGGATTTTACGTGAAGATACTATCATAAAAGCTCACAGAGTGGAATTTCCTTCAAGACCTGCTGTCTCGAGTGAAGTGAAG GAATTTATCCGCCGATGCCTAACATATAATCAGGTAGAGAGACCAGACGTGCTAACGATCGCTCTAGACCCATACCTCACATACACGAAAAAGTGA